The proteins below come from a single Takifugu rubripes chromosome 10, fTakRub1.2, whole genome shotgun sequence genomic window:
- the LOC101061086 gene encoding LOW QUALITY PROTEIN: coagulation factor XIII A chain-like (The sequence of the model RefSeq protein was modified relative to this genomic sequence to represent the inferred CDS: inserted 2 bases in 1 codon), with product MSYQQTSQSTGRYCKPIPNSNIDEDVDDTSVFGPTPRGQPPYDLSVVDVDMCASTNKPNHLTSSYYTDLLVVRRGQQWVMRVTFSRPLNRDDNIQVEFLIGRDPSSSKGSMVTVTFSNYDKWFGEILEQHDTVVTVGITPSADAIVGKYRTYVKVVTRPLHGPEREEPXSTDLYLLFNAWCPDDVVFLPNDAERGEYVLNDNGLIYMGAADNVSQRAWMYGQFEQGILDACIYIMDSAKMPIWDRNKVLKVIRVGSAMVNAQDDNGVLVGNWSDDYSMGTAPTAWTGSVKILLQYFSTGVPVCFAQCWVFAGVFNTFLRCLGIPARVITNFNSAHDNTGNLKTDLIFKPDGTPDRAETRDSIWNYHCWNEVFMNRTDLGKGFEGWQVVDSTPQETSDGYFRCGPASIAAIKSGSVSHPFDTGFVFAEVNSDLVYHKKDKYGNLTPYSVDTTYIGKCIYTKSVGGTQPVDITLNYKNPEGSPEDIRAMERAESYGIQRDHSELSEQPVNVVIHSNEVYLGYDIELDIEFHNPGGLEKMVNALLSGSVVYYTGIISNDLKEIKFTATVAGNSKEHVRLTVMADDYMPFLGSQLSLRFILSIESEDQSMSTMKVVNLKTKDLNLRLSGDAVIHRGMFVTLSFTNPYPFPLHNIFLFMEGSGVIDIKSFFYRTIDVGATVSWKEHFQPRLAGLRGIVAVMYSSNLYMHGYIVLNVRD from the exons ATGAGTTATCAGCAAACCAGTCAGTCAACAGGACGCTACTGCAaacca aTTCCAAACTCCAACATTGATGAGGACGTCGATGACACGTCGGTATTTGGGCCGACGCCCAGAGGACAGCCCCCCTACG ATCTGTCGGTGGTGGACGTGGACATGTGCGCGTCCACCAACAAACCCAACCACCTGACCAGCAGCTACTACACCGACCTGCTGGTGGTGCGGCGCGGCCAGCAGTGGGTCATGAGGGTCACCTTCAGCCGGCCGCTCAACCGGGACGACAACATCCAGGTGGAGTTCCTGATCG GCAGAGACCCCTCGTCCTCCAAAGGGTCCATGGTGACCGTGACCTTCTCGAATTACGACAAGTGGTTCGGGGAGATCCTGGAGCAGCACGACACCGTGGTGACAGTGGGCATCACGCCGTCGGCCGACGCCATCGTGGGGAAGTATCGGACCTATGTGAAGGTCGTCACCCGGCCACTCCACGGTCCGGAGCGAGAAGAACC CAGCACTGACCTGTACCTGCTGTTTAACGCCTGGTGTCCAG ATGACGTGGTCTTTTTGCCAAACGACGCAGAGCGAGGCGAGTACGTCTTGAACGACAACGGCCTGATCTACATGGGCGCCGCGGACAATGTGTCACAGCGTGCCTGGATGTATggacag TTTGAACAAGGTATTTTGGACGCCTGCATTTACATCATGGATTCAGCCAAGATGCCGATCTGGGACAGAAACAAGGTCCTCAAAGTGATCCGGGTCGGATCAGCCATG GTCAACGCTCAGGACGATAACGGCGTGCTGGTTGGGAACTGGAGCGACGACTACTCCATGGGCACGGCCCCAACGgcctggacaggaagtgtgaagATCCTGCTGCAGTACTTCAGCACCGGCGTGCCCGTGTGCTTCGCCCAGTGCTGGGTGTTCGCCGGCGTCTTCAACACCT TCCTGCGGTGCCTCGGCATCCCAGCGAGGGTCATAACCAACTTCAACTCGGCTCACGACAACACTGGGAACCTGAAGACGGACCTGATCTTCAAGCCCGATGGAACGCCAGACAGAGCGGAGACCAGGGATTCCATCTG GAACTACCACTGCTGGAACGAAGTCTTCATGAACCGTACTGACCTGGGGAAGGGTTTTGAAGGGTGGCAGGTGGTGGACTCCACACCTCAGGAGACCAGCGACG GGTATTTCCGCTGTGGCCCCGCCTCCATCGCGGCCATCAAGAGCGGCAGTGTCTCCCACCCTTTCGACACCGGATTTGTGTTTGCCGAG GTGAACAGCGACCTGGTCTACCACAAGAAGGACAAATATGGAAATTTGACTCCGTACTCCGTGGACACCACCTACATTGGGAAGTGCATCTACACAAAGTCTGTTGGCGGCACTCAACCTGTGGACATCACTCTGAACTACAAAAACCCCGAAG GGAGCCCAGAAGACATAAGAGCCATGGAGCGAGCGGAGTCCTACGGAATCCAGAGGGACCATTCGGAACTTTCTGAGCAGCCCGTGAACGTGGTCATCCACAGCAATGAG GTTTACCTTGGTTATGACATCGAGCTGGACATCGAGTTCCATAACCCGGGCGGTCTAGAGAAGATGGTGAACGCCCTCCTGTCTGGATCGGTGGTTTACTACACCGGCATCATCTCCAACGACCTCAAGGAGATCAAGTTTACAGCCACCGTAGCAGGAAACAGCA aggagCACGTGAGGCTCACGGTGATGGCTGATGACTACATGCCCTTCCTGGGGTCTCAGCTCAGCCTGCGCTTCATTCTGAGCATCGAGAGCGAGGACCAATCCATGTCCACCATGAAGGTGGTCAACCTGAAGACCAAAGACCTCAACCTgagg ctcaGTGGTGATGCTGTGATCCACCGTGGCATGTTTGTGACCCTAAGCTTCACCAACCCGTACCCCTTCCCTCTCCACAACATCTTCCTGTTCATGGAAGGTTCAGGGGTCATCGACATCAAGTCGTTCTTCTATCG caccaTAGACGTTGGTGCCACTGTCTCCTGGAAGGAGCACTTCCAGCCTCGCCTGGCGGGACTTCGTGGGATTGTGGCGGTCATGTACAGCAGCAACCTCTAt aTGCACGGCTACATCGTCCTGAACGTCAGGGACTGA